The Haematobia irritans isolate KBUSLIRL chromosome 1, ASM5000362v1, whole genome shotgun sequence DNA segment AATCCTCTCTATGTGTTGCCATTAGAAATCCAGAGTTTGGTTTAACATAACAAGATAGCGCCGGAAAAACATCCGTAATGATGTTATTCGTGCCACGTGCGCCTTCTTTAGCCAGCACATCTGTCCCCACATTACCGATTATTCTATAATGTGCAGGTATCCAGTACATAATATTATTATTCTGTTTAGTGAGAGCTCTAAACTCTCTACGACAGCAGCTTTTGCGATGGAAAAAACCTACGCCTCCCATCTTATATGACTCTCTAATCCCCAGTTccataatagggctgttttctgttagcactggataccctaagccgtgaaggactaaaataaaacagagtactcgtttatccaggacatctccaaaaatatccaacactgtcatcagctgttcaaaaacaatcacagaaaataagtgaaatcttgcatttttaatgtaacaTATGATATGCTCCAATTGGTAATAACTATTtaatgctgcgattatttatgtcaCTGTACCACttggaatttcatgtttttcgataaattagtcacaataaattgctattgtgaatcgaagaagcgtcattttatcaaaataaaatctggcaacatcggcgcgacttgtaCTGATGAAATGTTCTGGACAGAACATCAGTGCAACGatattctggatagcccatacaaatgttgcacctagtgctaaaagaaaacatccCTAATGTATGCAGTATCACCTCAACTGTTTTCTTGATATGCAGATCAAGTGGGTAAACTCCCATCAATATCTTCAAAGTTGCGGTGATCATTGTTCTCATTGCGCCAGTCATGTAAATAAGAGCCATTCTGTTTAATTTTTGGTTATGATTCCAATGGTTAGGAATGGTCCACCAGACGTGGCATCCATATGGAGGGTTTCATTCCCCAACCAGCTTTTGGCACGCATGCACTGCCACGTAGGTCTTCTTTAGTCGAACAGATGTATTTTCAAACCAGTTTAGTCTGGAGTCTAAGATAACTACCAAATACAGAGAAACTTAATCTCGTTCCTTGAAAGTGTGGGCCCTTATACCCTGTGGTTTTTCTCCCCGTAGTGAAGAGCACTAACTCCGCATTCTTTGGGTTAACAAATAAACCACATTTCCTCGCCCAGTCGGATAGAATTTGTAAGGACTCATTCATTATATCGAAGATCGTGTCCTGAAATTTGCCTGACACCATTATGACAATATCAGCCGCATACGCCACTATTTGTATCCCTTTGTTGTGGAAAAAAGGCAGAATCTCTTCTACTATGAGTAACCAAAATGAAGGCGATATCACACCTTCTTGAGATAGTCCCCTTGTTGTAGTCGCATTTCTTGTTACCTTTTCGATTCTTGTATTATCAAAACGCGCCTTCAATATCGAGATAAGCCGCTAGTGTATATTCGCTACAAACCTAACTATACATGTTTCATCGCTGGAGCTGGAGTGAATTTCCATAACGCTCGGTATAGATCTGGCGGAAGGAGATAACTCATTTTTGTCTGATATGCTAGTTTCAAGATGACCTCTTCCTTCGCGGATGCGGCTCGCGCTTTATTTGGTTTCTAATCGCATGAGACTGTCTTGGGGGACAGTGTATGACCTTTCCAGTATACTTGAAAGCGGGATGATCTTGTATTTCTTCCCCAGTATTTGAAAGTTCCACTCATCCAGAGATCGTGGTTGTGCCACTGACATATCGTCTTTTTGTGGTAAATTTCGCAATGTTATCGCTAACATGGTCGACCATCTTAGTTACATCTTAATACTCGGAGGTCCCCAAGATGATAATATGAAGACTTGCATTTAAGTTTTCATTCGCTTAATTCTTCTAATTGGAACGTTTTCGGAATGTTGACAGTTAATaccattaaagggtgatacggtcaaaatttggtcaaggttaggttaggttatgtggcagcccgatgtatcaggctcacttagactatgcagtccattgtgataccacagtggtgaacttctctcttatcactgagtgctgcccgattccatgttaagctcaatgacaagggacctcctttttatagccgagtccgaacggcgttccacattccagtgaaaccacttagagaagctttgaaaccctcagaaatgtcaccagcattactgaggtgggataatccaccgccgaaaaactttttggtgttcggtcgtagcaggaatcgaacccacgaccttctgtatgcaaggcgggcatgctaaccattgcaccacggtggctccgtggtggtcaagggaaaacgcgtgtaaatcggtgaaatcgtttatttaaaaaatcaaattaaatttctttttcaagttcaattagtataaaattcaggaaaaatattcagttaggctttcgcttttccaaatccgaattgccgggcctcacgcttgacacctgacatcagattttgtacagccaccttgtccaccttcttcgccgcagaaagccagtttgccttaaactgctgctcgtccttagcagtttttttggtcttctttaggttccgcttggcaatagcccagtatttctcaaatgggcggagctctggcgtgttgggagggttcttgtccttgggaaccacctgcacgttgttggcggcgtaccactccgtggcctttttaccgtaatggcaagatgccaaatccggccaaaacagtacggaacaaccgtgtttcttcaggaaaggcagcagacgtttattcaaacactctttcacgtaaatttcttggttgacagtcccggaagctatgaaaatgctgcttttcaagccacaggtacagatggcttgccaaaccagatatttctttgcgaactttgacagttttattgtgcttgaaaatatctgctagcattccccttccttttgccgtataaaactcctgtcccggaagctgcttgtagtcgactttgacgtacgtttcgtcgtccattaccacgcagtcaaacttcgtcagcatcgtcgtgtacagcctccgggatcgcgctttggccgtcgtgttttgtttatcatcgcgatttggagtcactaccttcttgtaagtcgatagtccggcccgtttttggctcgatgcacggttgtagacgatacacccagctaatttgcggcatctcggagagagaggttagggtttcgcttgaaactaccggcaactctctttgtcgtctcagcggcttcccgtTTTcgattccccccgatccagacttcctggctgtcgacaaacgttccccaaacactttaattacatttgtaacggttgatttggcaacttttagcgattttgccagctttgcgtgcgagtagctcggattttcgcgatgcgcgagcaaaattttgatacgctgctcttcttgcttggacggcattttgacaactgaagagtgaattccaaaatcaaaataggagcaacatactacacacacaccttcaaaatgaggggtgttcaggttttttaaatgcaaaattgaaagaaatacgtcaagtttatattgaccaaattttgaccgtatgacCCTTTAGGTACTGAGTTTAACCTACAAGTTACTTATTTTTCTCTTGATACATGTTTGTGGATAATGCTATGTTATTGTTATTTCTAGATCTTGGAACCCACCAATAACCTCTTGGATACTGTGGATTTCGATGCTGTATTCTATTCCCTAGATTGGCATCCCAGTGATCATGTCTCTTTCATTGACAATGTGAAAATGAGACCATTGGATGAAACTTCACCGGTAAGCCTTTACACCCAAGCATATGATTATGATGGTAAATCTTTACGATTTTCATACTACAGATTGATGCTGATTCGGCTCAAGTTTTCGATACGGTTATCTTTGCCGGACCACCACCGATGAAACAACGTTTATGGCCACGACATTGTGTCCAAGATTCATGGGGTGCAGAATTGCACAAAGATCTAAAAGTCGTGGAGAATGGCATTAAGGTGTACAAAGGAACAAATCCTGAAGTTGATTCCTATTCGGTATTTTGGGATAATAAAAAACTTTCGGATACTACATTGAATGCCCAGCTAAAGATGAAAGGAGCAACCGATATCTATGTATGTGGTTTAGCCTATGATGTATGTGTGGGTAAGTGCGAAAAGAACTTAATCCGAGGAAAAAGAATGCCAACATAAACGTGGGAATTATTGCACAAATTTCAGGAGCCACTGCTGTTGATGCTTTATCGGTGGGCTATCGGACTATTTTGATAGATGACTGTTGCCGTGGTACGGATTTCCATGATATTGAGCATACCAAGGAGAAGGTGATAAGCAATCATGGTGTTGTTGTTCATTCCAGTGAGGTATGGAACTAGAGGCgttttatcatttttatagTGTGGATGTTATTAAAGTCTCTTTCTTGATTTTAGGTTAAATCCATGGCTGAAGGTCGTGATCGTCGTCCAGAGCTTGGCTATAAATTGGCTatggaattgaaaaatcctgagTCGGTTCTTTCGCAACGTAATGGTTATCACTCAGAGGAGTAAATCGTCATTTTATCCAGATATGGATATCAACATTACCTAATTTATAATTATGCTTGCCTCTCTTTCTCTATCTATCTCTCTGTGGGTTTAAGTCAACTCTCTTAAAGAACTGGATTGTATTTAATCTTTCCGCTCTCTTTCTCtcgatttggaacatatattccaTAGTTTGTAATTATGAATTCATGTACTGATTATTAATCCAACCAGTTTCAAGTACAAAGCAATTTAGTTGTTAATGCAGGAAGAAAGTACGTATAGATATCCCAGTGAAATTGCGCCTTGTttacaattctttttttttgttttcttgtggCATTTTGAAATTTGTGCACTTAAGCTATGTTTTCCTGTTTTATTTCATGATTTATTTTTAACCAAATAAGAAGAAGCAAATCCATGTACTTTAATTTATTtcgaatatttaaataaaagacaTTTATTTAACcataaaaagaaacaaatttttattttaacgttAAAATTGCGTTGCGGACAAAAAAGCGTTTTTTGACTGACATATAAAGGAATTGGCCTGTCGGTGTTAAACTCTGCAGCACCAGTGTGGACTTCGAATAAGCAATATACATTGGTATAACATACAGAACTGCTAGAACGTTGTCCTTAGAACTacgacaggatgtctccgcagtatacCTCTGTATAATTTTTATGTGGAGACCAATATCATGGCTGCGCGAAGCCAAAAGTAGATGTCAACGCAGTTTCTCCTGGGTTTTTATCGCAGTAACCATCCAAATCATCATCTCCCATAGACTTCTCATCCCCCTTATCAATCAGCCTTGATGCTTCCATAGAGATGTTCGGACGAATGTCGGAGATCTGGCCCGCATGTAGACATCTTTTGTACTCATCAAGACACTTCTGAGGAGTTTCACTCCAGCCGTTGCTGATGTTGGCAGTGGCAAACTCGCCAACATCAGCTCCCAGTTAGCTTTACAATATTTCATAAAAGTTTTTTCTCTGAAATAACGGTGTCTGTgccaagcagtgttgccaggttaggggtttccccccaaatttaggggattttttgggagaaaaaaatatcttagaccttataaagtggagcaattctcaagcaaattcggaacaattctggcatgaattatgGGAAAAAATATGAGGgaagtcaacaagaagatctTAAATACAAGAAAGTAtgcaatagcattattttcgttatcttttttaaacgcTTCTATTGAaaggatatttttaatatttgacacaattaaaaacaatcatattttaacttagcagctgcAGCAGCATTTTCAGAGTAAGtctgctttttaaattgatatacatattgtattattacatccaaaggaaaataatttcttcagggactaaattttaaacaaacgaaattgtcttttgttctaaagaattttcttaaagagcaaattttattttttatttatttcaaaagaatttttttttatcatcaaacgaaaactttgtttatctaaaatttagcttctcagaaaagaaaactcttccctcagtatatatatatttgtgttaaatttaatttttaaagtgtatcactacaggattttttcacgaaatttgggacccatttttgtactttttacattctttaattttttgggggtttttgaaaaaagcctagaccaatttagggttttttttaagatttagggggaagaatcaaaaatcgccTGGCAACACAGGTGCCAAGTCCATTTCTCACTGTGGTCGGGAAGTGGTAAGAGTTCATAGATATGTCTACATGCCATGGTGTCTGTGCCGAGGTCAGAGCTTATCATGTTGACGTCCGGGAGATTCGGAGTGAGGCCGTTATGCGAATGGTTTGGTTTGCTTACCACTGAGATATTGCCACAgtactgcccagcaaaaaaagcgtcgccaaaaaagtaatgaaaatgttctttttgaatccggaagtggtgcaaaattgacgcagaagcgatgaatttaacatgggcttgtcataggacggaagtcctccatttcaacagccgttgtactgaatttgcatcacttctttaggtgtgatccgaattcaatgttttggatgtaaattaaaaaaattctttgatattttgtcaaataaataatttttatagttttttataatttttaatggattctaacacttgccggaaacgtttgacctcaaatattttcaaaaattcacaattttttcagattggatttagcatttttttcgacaaaatttaaatt contains these protein-coding regions:
- the Naam gene encoding nicotinamide amidase, translating into MDSPTPPIVIDDPNGSAMDACFTAFDKDGDDRLSLNEFSLICRALFRNDKGHIYEVPADRLEQIFAVFDTNEDGFIDRDEFKFCWNNWIKTIVRPVNAFLIVDVQNDFISGSLDISNCSAQQKGHEILEPTNNLLDTVDFDAVFYSLDWHPSDHVSFIDNVKMRPLDETSPIDADSAQVFDTVIFAGPPPMKQRLWPRHCVQDSWGAELHKDLKVVENGIKVYKGTNPEVDSYSVFWDNKKLSDTTLNAQLKMKGATDIYVCGLAYDVCVGATAVDALSVGYRTILIDDCCRGTDFHDIEHTKEKVISNHGVVVHSSEVKSMAEGRDRRPELGYKLAMELKNPESVLSQRNGYHSEE